The DNA region TACATCTCCACACATCTATactatattccaatcaatctcactcCCTCTATTAGACTCCCTGCTCCCATTTCCCCTCAAATACCATCCTCAACAGGTTCCCTTGCttcattttcatagttgcaaataatCTATTTCAATGTCATTCAACGTCCTTTAGAAAGCTCCGATTTTATAGGTCATGTTACTGGAGATTTTCTTAGGACTTGAATTAAACACAGAAACAGGGTGCTTTCAACTATTTACAGAAAGACATCACATCTACTACAGTGACTTCAAAGGAATTTTAGAAGTCTTGAAAGTAGTTTCTACAGACCCTATAATCTAAGTTTAAAGTTTCATCTATTTCCCAGGCAAACTGGCTATTTTATCTACCTAGCTGATTCATATATTAGCTTCAGATAATTTACTACTTTCAGCTAAAGAGAAGTGTATGTAACCCTACTTCTTTCAATCTTTCTCATTTAGATGGTGATGGACATGTAATGGGATTGTTCTTTTGATTATTTAAGAATGAATCTTGAGATGTAAAGGAGTAACATGGTGGTATAGCCACATTAAGGTAAGATTAATGGCCGTGTGCCAATAAAATGGCAAGCCAGCTCCCATCATTTAATCCTGATTTCCAGAACCAAGAGCTGGATTCTTATCACCCCTAGGAAATGATTAGCATCTCGAACCCATTGATGAGAAATGGCACTTAGAGCCACTTAGAGAATTAGCATCAGACTAGGGCTTCTTACACTCAAGAAGTGAGGAGCCCTTTTATTTCTTACTAGTGAGTTGCTTCAAGCAGCTATTTGTGTATGTTTTATAAAATCATCAGATCCATCTGTATTAAACATCTTGGAAATGTAGACTTTGAATTGTGCTAACAGCACTGGAATTTATTACATCAAAACATGCCTTATGCAAATCTTGAGAAGATTCATTTGGAAGATCAGGAAATCACACAATTGGTACATAGTCTATAATTAGGAGGAGGTCAATTGGTATCCTGATTCCTTAATACTAAACCTTTACAATAATATGtcctttttgcctgtcctggggcttagactcagggcctgaccactgtccctggcttctttttgctcaaggcttaccactctgccacttccagcttttctggtttatgaggtgctgaggaatctaacccagggcttcatgcatgctaggcaagcactctactgctaagccatattcccagcccctgctacttccttttttaaaaattatcagttTTCTTTCCTCATATTTATTGTTCCTCTAAAGTATATtcagttttcttagtttttgTGCTATAATTAGTCTGAATATTTGTGCCTGGTTAAGGGGACTGCTAGTACTCTTTCTCCTGCTTCCTTCTCATGCTTCTTACTGTAGCCTCTACTCAAGTGAATTCTCATGAGgtatttcagagaaaaatgttaTAAACAATAGGATGTTAGCCTTATTTCCTCCATCCATTCATTTCACAATCACTGAGTGCTAACGGGCCACCGTTCAGGAGCTCACAGCACAGGACAGACTTGTACCTTGTCCTCATGTCCCAGGGCCCAGAGAACTCTTCTGTCTTGCAGGTGGACAAACAGTATGATGGTCTTCCTGGTGATCCTGCAGCTGATTAGCAAGTGATAAAATTAAAGAGAGTGCTCTTTGTTCAGATACCATTAAGTTCAACACACAACAGGGACTCGAGTGACCCCCTCCCCTTCAAATAAAGACTTTGAATAAGCCACATGAGATCTAGAAGCCCTTTGTCCTTCCCCTGTCTTGGGGGTCTATTCTCAGAGCATTGAACTGTGGGCATCATTGCTggggttacacacacacacacacacacacacacacacacacaacattgtCTTCAGCTTCCCTCCATTGAGGTAGTATCTTGGGGGCTTCCCTGACTGTCCTAGGTAtcgactcacatctgtaatcttagctacttgtaAGGCTAAAAATGGGAGGATTGCAATTTGGAGTCagcacaggaagaaaagttctGGATTCATTGCTGGAGGTAAGAGTACATGTATATCATTCTAAGCTACAGAAAATGTTCAAATTTAGGATCATTGTACCaggacagcctgagcagaaaaatccacgagactgTCTCCATGGAAGGGAAGCTGCATATGTGATCCCAGAGATGACTAGAAGCCTGAAGTAGGGAATAGAAGCTCAGGAGGGCACTGGGTGGGAAGACTCTATCCTAAAAATAATTAGtgaaaaaaaacagggctggaagcaCGGTTCAGTgttgtgccagcctagcaagtgggaagacctgagctcaaaccccctAGTATGACCAAAATCAGAGACTaaagggtgtggtggcacacaatGATAATGCCAACACTCTGTGGGCTGAGGCAAGTTCCAGGTCAACCTCAGCCACCtattgagatcctgtctcaataaAGGTTTGGGGGGGGATGGGGCACTAAAGTTTGCCCCATATAAGTTATGGTTCTTGATCTAtggcattttatttcttcacaagGTCACAATGTTCCAATCAGCAAAGGTGAAATAATTGGGAAGTTCTTGACTATAAATGTGGCTTCTTTGGAAAACTTCAGTTTATAGTCAGGGGACGTTAGAGCCACAAGACATCACTGCATGCTCACGTTGCTCTCTTGGATTGGATAGCAACTTGTTCGTTTCTTTTCCAAACAGAATCGGTTAGAAAGAACTCTTTAGGCCCTTACAcccaggggagaggaagaagtatAATAACATTATTATACCATTTTATTTGGATTAATTGACAAGTGAAATATAAGTCTTGTGGAAAGGAACTTTAGGATGAATGTTCACAGAAACATACATTGAATAAACAAGACAGTATTTCCAGGAACGAATTGTTCTGAGAACTCTATAAAGCTATacaattaaaaatactaaaaaaaaaaaagagaataaatacaAAGCCAAAATAAATGATCATCAGTTCTTGCTTAGAGTCACAAAATATGATTGTAAAACACAATTTTTGGTAAGAAGTTTGAAAACAAATGCTACAGAGGTACAAGGTTTTCTTACACAGACGGGTCTGACTCTGCCCAAGAAACACGTAGCAATGGAGAGGTGGGTTTAAAGTTTTATCCATGGCTGGAATGAGGTATAGCATTTAGAGGGTAGATCTAAGAGACAAACGATGTGGTCCAAGGCTCAGGAGAGTCCCATTCATAATGCCCAAAGTATTTTCACCAAGGCAGTCCAGTCCAAGCCGCTTCTTAGGCTTCATTTACATCGCAGGGTTGTATCTTGAAGATAAGTGGTGCTTTTTTCTCCTAGTTCCAGGGATAGAACCTTCAGGTTCagatatgctaggcaagcatactaCTAGAGAGCTACACTCCCGGACCTACTTTTTCTTTTAGAGCACTTGGCATTCTTGTCTTCCCagtgtatttatttaattactcATCATCAGCTCCACCCTCTTAGAAAGCAAGTACCATTATATCCTCTCTCcgtaatgggaaaaaaaatgaaaatcatatttGAACAATACGCAAAGAGGCTGTAGATGTAAAGAACAAAGTATGAAATGACCCTGTACCTGGCTTATGGAGTTTTATCATGCCAGAAAcactattttgtatttgttttcatatagtttatacaaagaaataatattAATCGTATTGAACTTAGTAAAATATTGCCAGTACTAACATcagtatttcaaaataatttcagttaactttattaatttatatttaattgaAAATACATGTAAGAACAATTCTAGTAGTATATAAATGTAggtataaaatatagatatgaattaaataattttattaaataatattttatagaaaGGGCATTGCGCTACACATATTTGTAATCTTTTCCTtcaaaagtataattttaagatTTCACTTGTGTTTCTTTTGTAAGTGGATGCAGCTCTGGTTCAGTGGTTTTCATCAAAGGGTGATTTTGTACTATGGGGATATATCTGCAATGCCTGGAGACATTATTAAGTCACAACTGGGGTTGTGCTACTAGCATCCACTGGTTAGAGGTCAAGAATGTTGCTTATGCCCTTTACTGCTCACGAAAGGCTCCAATCACAAAAAAATGTTCGGGCCCCAAATGTCAACAGTGCCAACTGGAGAAATCATGATGAACACTAGtgcttacaagaaaaaaataagacgaTGAAACTTCCGGTCTTCACTATTATTTAGCTACACAAACTGGGCACTTTGAGGGGAAGCCTACCTATCTGCCAAGTCTGGTCTCAGGAAGGCAGGATTGAGTTGGCAGGGGAAAGGCCTAGAAAGTCTCTTAGCTGTGAGCTCTGCAGGGTAAGGAGGGAATGGCAGACCTGTATCACCTGAAGGAGTGGGACGTTACCTGATTGTCCAGTGACTTCTGTGGGTGTAGAGCAGGGGTAAGTAGGGTGCAAAGGCTGTGGCTTCAGGAGGCAGGGCCCTGCCCCGCAGGAGCCAGGGGGCCATCAGGGTGGATACACTCAGGGGCCAGGGGTCCCAATGGGCTGCTGGGATGGTCAGGAGGGTTGGTGGTTGGCAGGCAGCTCAGGACTTGCTTGCGATTCTCCAGTTGAGGCTATGAAACCCAGTCCTGAGCAGGTTGGGCAGCAGGCTGGGCAGGCTGAGGGAAAACTGCAGCGCTCTCTCTCCATCATCTCGGTGGCATCGACATTTCTATTCAGTGGCCCTGGCCTGGGCCTAAAGGGTTGGGCCACTCCTTTTCTGATGACAGGTGTGAAGGCAGATGGTCGAGGTGCAGGACTCTGCCCACTTCTCTTGGGGTGCAGAACCTCAAACCAAGGAGGGTTGTTGAACTTCCTTTGGCCCTGTTGCACTGGCTCTCCTTGGAACAGGCATTCAGCCTCTCCTTGTGGGGTGGATGGCTGGTGTGACACACTAGGACACGCATCTGGCCTCTCATCGGGCTCTGGGCCTGGTGAAAGAACTTGAGGAGACCAAATCCTGTGCTTCAGGTAATGGTTGTATTCGCCACCAGGATAATCGGGCCTCACTGGGAGCCAGAGAGACAGCTTGCGAGGAAAACGGCTTGGAGCCGGAGTGGCAATCGCGCCCTGGACTCCGTTGGGGTCAGGGTCAGGTGGCACACTTGGAGTACGCACCCTGAGACCTGCGTACCGTTGAGTATTCCCGGGCCTCCCGGCGTGGTGCTTCTGGACAAAGCGCTGCACGGTGGCCTTGCGTGTAGCCAGGTAGGTGCTCAGGCACTTGTCCAGGTAAATGCCTATAGAGCTATTCATGACTGCATTGCGACATAGGCGCTTAGGCCGCAGAGAGTGGTACTTCTGGATGAAGGGCCGCATTGTGGTCTTGCGTGTAGCTAGGTAGGTGCTCAGGCACCGGTCCAGGTAGTTGCTGATGAGCTCACCACGCCGGGCGGCGCTGAGCCTCACAGAGTTGTGCTTCTGGGCCGAGGGCTGCAGCACAGCCTTGCGCGTGCGCAAGTAGCTGCTTAGGTACTTGCCTAGGTAGGTGCCCTGGAATGTGGCCATCAAAGTGCTGCGAGGGGTGCGCCTAGGCTTCCGAGAGCAGGTCTTAGAAGCCTGGGGCTGTGCAGCGTCCTTACTTGGGCTCAGATAACTGCTCAGGTAGCTACCCATGAGAGCACTGAGCTAGGGGGTCCGGAGACCTCAAGTGGGGATCTTGTTCTCGATGTCAGTACACTGCTAGCAGAGAAGCGCCCAGGACTCTAGGGACAGTTGGCCTCAGGGGAGAACAAAAACCACAGGACACAGGGGACCCATTGTTCTCGGGGTACTGCATGGGCCAGGGACCTGTACAGGGTCAGGAAGACACAGCACGAGGCACAATGGCAGCCGGGGTGCCTCAAGCTACCTGGACGACAAGGACAGCTCcagcttcttcctttctcattgcTGGTCTCAGACACTTAGCTCCTGGCCGAGGGGCCTGGCACTTGCCTCTACTTTTGTATCAGACACTGAAAGGGAGAAAATATGAGAACTTTTGCAGAAAGCTATTGACAGAAGGTGCTTTCTTTCATCATTGTAAAATTGAGCATAACACACTTGGTTGCTCTTTTATGGGAAAACAAATAACTAATTTACTCTTTTCAGTAAAACTGATTGATGCGTCTCATTCTTGGAGGATGGATGTAAACGCCACACTTTGCAATTTAGctgttaaggaaatgaaaaagccaTCCAAGATTTACATTTAGCACTGGTGTTGTTGCTTTTACACGGACTCTCGTATAATTTCCAGCCTTCATACATTCATATACAGATGGTGGATGTTTACCTTTCCCAATATTAATGACATTACTCTCATTCCTTGCAGGAGAGTGAGGCACATTTTCTGCTAACAGTTGAAAAGACATAACATCAAAAACAAAGTATCCAAGGGCTGCAGAGTAATTGGAGTACTCATAGTTGGAGATCGGTTCAAGGTGGTGGTCATAATTTTTTCTTGAGGACATTCCCTTCAACATCATGTGACTGTTACAAATTTTAACAGTGCTGAAGGGAGAAGCCTGCAACACAGGCAAGATGGGGCAAGAGACTCAGTCTAGATCTGAAGTAGAAAGATGAGTGGCGGAAGACATCTAACAGAGCTTTAGGAAGCAAGGCAAGGTCTGAGTTTAGAGGGGCCTAGAGCTTTGGGAGATGTAGGTTAGGTCAGTCAGCAGTGGAGGGGAATGAGATGCTCAACATTCTCTGCTTTTTGATGAAGTCGGGTTTTGGCCAGTTCTAATAAGGAATGATGCCCGTATATgtgattttgaaaacaaacacatTCCTATGGTGTAATCTTCTCTTAAGACAGACTTCATGACAAAAGTGACTTTTCAAACATATCTGAGATATCTCTTAATACAATAATGGCACCCCAGTTCAGTGAACGGTCTAATGTCACTGAGTATAAACTTCTTAGTAGGTATTTTTCGTTCCAGTGTCTATCAGAAATCCACATGCTTTGGGCAGTATTAGCCACTAGTTTGTAGTTAAAGGGCCTGTGGCAAACCACAACCTTCTGGTCACCTACTCTAAGTATGCCATGTACTGGTAAATCAATGTGTTGATAAACTTGatgttttggtgtttttcttgagttctttatatattctggatattactGCCCTGTCGGATGGATGAGtagctggtaaagattttctctcattctgtagtCTATCTTCactctgttgtttcttttgttgtgcagaagctttttaattggatgcaatcccatttgttaaGTCTTACTATCATGTGTTAATTAAGTCATTCTCATAGACACTGAAGACATTGGATTCTTCTTCTTTAGCACCAAGAGACAAAGATTTCACTGGTCAGTTGATATTACAGATTAGTTTCTATCAGTGGTATTCAGGCAGGGCTGAGTTGACAAGTAGTAAAACAATGTCCAGAGACATTTTTCTTTGtcagagggaaggggggggggatggcATTCCACAGGCTGTTATTCAGTGGGTGCCATTAAAGACCCTGCAGTTCAGTCGGGCACtaacggctcacacctgtcatcctagctactcaggaggctgagatctgaggatcatggtttgaagccagcccaggtaaaaaaaaagtctgtgaagctcatctctaattaactaccagaacactagaagtaaagctgtgactcaagtggtagagcactagccttgaacaaaatagctaaggagtagtgcccaggctctgagttcaagccccagtacaggcacacataaaaaggaaaaaaagaatctatagTTATTTATGGTTTCCCACAAAACCTCTAGAAATACTATATccatttaaaaaactatatgggTATTTTTATTAAGATCGAATTACAATTTTAGAGACCTCACCTTAAGGGAAACAACCTCAAAGGCATCTTCAGAGCCAATAACGTAATGAATTTTATTAAATCCTGTCTTCTATATTTCTCAAGAATGTTTTCGTtttcttatttacattttatattaagTTTATTTAAAGTTACTTgaagtttttcattttcattttaacttttattgtctTCTCATTGTAAGCTATACTACGCTCAAATAATTGATTACCGCTGGGTGCTGGTaggtcacacctgcaatcctaactactcagaaggcttagatctgaggattgaggtttccaaagccaacctggacagaaaagtttgtgagactcctctctctaattaacaagcaaaatgctggGAGTGGGGTtaaagctcaagtggcagagtgttggccATGAGTAGGAACGCCTAGCAAGATcatgaagccccgagtttaagccccagacccAGTGCACAACACACATGGGTgtgctcacatacacacacacaaattgattTCCATAACTTAGCACAAGACTCCCTAACTGATGAATTATTTTACCTTTGTTGTTATATCATTCTCCCAATAGTCTTTATCCTTTTTGGTCTAATTTTAACAGGCTCCTATTTGAGTATAACTCAATTTAATACTTACTATGCTAATAAAGGGTTAGTGGATATCTTTCTGCACtacttt from Perognathus longimembris pacificus isolate PPM17 chromosome 28, ASM2315922v1, whole genome shotgun sequence includes:
- the LOC125344173 gene encoding uncharacterized protein LOC125344173, which translates into the protein MGSYLSSYLSPSKDAAQPQASKTCSRKPRRTPRSTLMATFQGTYLGKYLSSYLRTRKAVLQPSAQKHNSVRLSAARRGELISNYLDRCLSTYLATRKTTMRPFIQKYHSLRPKRLCRNAVMNSSIGIYLDKCLSTYLATRKATVQRFVQKHHAGRPGNTQRYAGLRVRTPSVPPDPDPNGVQGAIATPAPSRFPRKLSLWLPVRPDYPGGEYNHYLKHRIWSPQVLSPGPEPDERPDACPSVSHQPSTPQGEAECLFQGEPVQQGQRKFNNPPWFEVLHPKRSGQSPAPRPSAFTPVIRKGVAQPFRPRPGPLNRNVDATEMMERERCSFPSACPACCPTCSGLGFIASTGESQASPELPANHQPS